The sequence TGTGTGACCAGCTATTAGAGGACAAGTGTTTCCCAGGATcggctagggaatcgacgaattagtctTTTCATTGATGTGGCTGATGAGTTCAGCAAGGGAAgctatttgactattgagaatccgttgggatttagtcccAGGATCAGTGTGTTTAatcttgggaggttggtatgcgaTGATGGCTTCATCAGAGACTCCGAGTTAAGTTATACAAGACGCTTGCAACTGTTGAGTTTCGAGAAggtataggaagcgtttccatatgtctgtgtactgtggaatgtcccagtcgaacatattggtggaagcttgccttagtcttgatttgTATACAATGATTACGAGTAAGTATAACTATCGGGAGAATGTATATTGATTGGGAATTcttgggtgaataacctatggctgagttatactaagaaacatgaactaTGATTTGTACTAGACTGGATGGTCTGAGTTCCCAGTGTTGCCCTTGGGAAGCTGTTTTGCTTCGGTGAGGCATGGGAAGGATAATCAGTCTATGGAATCATGTTAGGCAGTTATGTTGCAGTATAACCCTGTGTCATTTAGATTCTCTTGAATAGGAATTAGGGTTTTGTAGTGTCAGCACAGTGCTGGGATTATTGTTTCCTGACTGGAAGTGTTGTGATACACTAGTACCAGAggagttcgactgtcgaccagtagcgcagtaatcttcaatggaagaatattaatgcggttaagcattaatggagcttataggaaattcgacaagagtctgagtgtgtcggaagctatttcgaccagacactcggaCAAGTGTCTATAATATATTCTCGAGGGTGgtctaccctagatttcgaggatgaattcttttaagggggggagaatgtagtgacccgtatctgtaattaacgattaatgagtaattaatcaagtaatcatgtttggattaagtaaaacgtgattaaggaaacTACAAAAGGATTAATggattccagaaatggatccaggacactcgaaaatggcttagagggttccaagactcgagtgggatcagaatcaccgatccaggatcggagccttcGATCTTGGTGagatcggaaccacatcggaagcagggagatcggaacgtccgatcagcgatcggagcttccgatggttgtcggtgacaggtgtgtggttgcatgtggaccgaattgacacgtatcgaacggagcttccgatctgcacgttcggagcttccgatcaggaacggagtttccgatcgatgtctataaatataggtgtgaGGGCTTCATTTCAAAGCGCACCGAGTTCTCTCCTTcacccacgtggctctatttagggctttgggtactcttattttagagttggagtaggaaacatattttagtatagtcagacagtgtctgacatagtagtagagtagtgctcgtgtagcggagcagtgctcgagactgtggagctgcagcaggggtgtgcccctagttgcgggatagtcgccatcagtgggctgacgacggacgcaggtatagctatggtctacttaaattatttaggagtatgcaatagcttagttaaggcttttagagcttattgaatgatgcatgggtattttgcattgtagaattgatgataggcttggaacctagggtgGGACTGCTAAAAACTGCctgtagtgaggtacgtaagtactgactgagatggccagcatgatatatattgtatgtgttgcatgagtatgtgctacttgtttttACCATgattttacggctttagcaaatgcatgtttttacggagactgcatccaGTACGATGTGAGTctagacagtttccatcagttgaGGCATtttttcctgaggattcgtgtctggggacactcagaccctggttttgctatcactaggagcgaccacgacggtggagcaGACGCTATAGTCGATAGGAGAATATGGGAGCGGCACCGCAGACTAGCTATCTGGCACAGCCCTGCATATTCTTGGCGCCCTGAGTTATTGTTTAAACCCttgttttaaatacacttaggtgctgcatatattatatatatcattgattATGTATTgggcttagagctcacgtccagtcttttctgtgtatctggacaccccattcgacggggcaggtgtagatGCAGGATTGTGCACCAGgatcttggagtagccagtgaccagtgaagacagcaggattagctgtaggtttttgccctttaggcttagttattcgattgggttgtataaatcgaatttatttaaccggttgtattctgccggtctgcttttatttaagtcttccgcagtaaTTTCTTTAATGCATGTTCAATTATGctcctaactctgattaggtagtggatccgggttgggtcgctacaatatttatctgatccacataaggcacgttcccaaaccggatatgtatttactcgtgaaAGAACCGcgatttcttggcgttcacagaatcaaacactcgtaacaatttcatcaaatcacgctgagattattgcgctacatgaagcaatcCGTTAATGTGTTTgactaaaatcaatgacacaacatatccaaatttcttgtggattatcagtagacaagaagcctgtgacgctgtatgaagataatgttgcatgtattgctcaaatgaaagaaggatacatcaaaaggaacagaaccaaacatatcccccaaaattctttgcctacactcaagagcttgagaagaataaaaatattgatatctgttacattcaatcaagtgagaactcatcagatattttcacaaaggcacttcctacgccaatattcagaaaacatatatataacatggggatgcgcaatctacgaaatatgtgaagaatcactcatgttaacatgagggggagtttacgtggttgcactttttttttccttactatggtttttatcccactgggtttttcctagtaaggttttttgtaacacccggtattttaatatgtaaattcgcatgcataattaggaaatttatttatttaaaattttagattatgggttaaataattatgtgaaattatttgtgcatgttttaagttatttttaagcatttaacccataattagtgatttttcatgatttatggaaatttaattattttatcgcgtagacgggaccgtggacgaatgagatgacaactttctatctaatttatttcatgagcatttttagagcccaaaaatattattttgagttttatttcctcaaaattatcagtatttaattttatataattttaggagtccatttttatccaaatttagccaaaataatgaatttttactatctttaaaatttccttaattatttattttgggattttattaaagttatcagattttaaatattatttagagattttaagttatatatattgtatatttaaaacccttattaatattttaattatcctaaaccttattttattctaattaccctaaacctaccccaaaATCCTACGTTAAATCTTTCAGCCGCCATCCCCTCCctttttcttcatcttcttcatcggccATCAGCCCctaggactccatagccacgtttttgaagcTCCAAGTCAAGttgtcgtcgccccgtcgtctcGAAATCGTTCCACGCGCCTACTTCTCTTCAacctacggtgcaaggcatgtctCTTTTCATTTTAATGTGCCATATCAGTGTTTATGcatgtgtgtgtgcgtgagcatcagtttccttcaagaattttcagaaaaacgagATTTGTTATGGTTTTAGGCGTTTGTTCTTGTGATTCTTGATCATATTCATGATTTTCTTAGTCATGGTTCGTACCACTGCTGGTCGAAGGGATTTAGGATGTGTGAGGGTTGCCTAGACTCGAATGGCttgagtggctcgagccaaacgagcccaggaaaccagCTGTTGCAGGTCGGGTCCCTTGGATGCGCAGAATAGGGCTTCGTGGAAGGGGGCTCGGGTTCGGTTCTGTGGGTTGCATGGGGCTGGGTCaagggctaggttcgaaccgcccagacgtgggctacgtctgggcggcggcgctccggccaggggcggccggagcaggccggcagcagccaaggagtggctgctgctcacggccgcagcaggAACGAGAGTAGGGGcgacgggtttagggttttcagGGCGGGTCCGGGTCGAAttatgggtccgggtcgggtctggaagtaagtgggttaagttagttgggtccaggtccaggtccgggtccgggttaagttagtcgggctcaggtattttatttttaagtaattattaagttaaagtgttttaattgggctatttagattaattaaattaatgggctacatttaagtttactaatgggcttgaataattattttaagttagcctaataatttttatgggcttgggagcccatgagaattattggaccagtctttgggctttttggCCCATTGGGCTAGAatagagtgttattgggccagaaaattttattgggcttagaaatgtgttaatgggcttaagtatgttaatgggccagtctcagtgttaatgggtcagaatttaagaaattgggcttgagtgttagggccagcagttcagtacaacccatgagaaattgcatgtgtcctgaatatatatttaattatttttatgcatggaagttatttttaatatttatatgttagtatgaaattaaattaaatatatatgaaggacacacattttatttaagtacatgcattcatgaaataatttttatgcatgatttaatgtttaaggttgagcaaaagaaaataattttatgttggaagttgaagtagtgtgacaatttaagggggattcgtccccatatgtgaactattgaagggaagtttactgccaatttaagaggtgattcgtcaccgccacgtacgatggtttaccacgctgatcagtatttaatgtatgtatggttacactatggagacgacctttcgatgttagaaaatactttgctcaacaatgtttatgtattattatgatattcaagtttaatttaagtttatgttatgttcatgataatttttaagcatgctcattcatgtatatgttatgtattagtattaaagtgatttaaattattttaaactcttgttatgttagcatgttgggcctctaggctcactacactgatatggtgcaggtgagtacgtagaggaggatgtagtacccaccggcggcgaggacctatgagcggacatgcagtaaccccgtgaccggtgtctgagtctacgtcatgttttgaatatttttatcgtgttatacatttttatttattttcagtggtggatattattactcatcttatttaaatattttcagtgcatgcaaattttatttattttgcttatgtcagtattttattaaatgtttgactcagatatttaatttattaaaggttgcatttttatttaagttatttatttttaaatctatttattctgtgcatatatgtatgggcatgtatgtacatatttttacttagtaagtataaaaaaaaattcgcatatttatttatatttaaagagTTAGGGTTGTTTcatttttaacgaggcagtataaaacacgtgataaagacagtcatcatatcacgatcatcatcacaagggggagtgttgaaaatatgatattattattattatttaaagttgaatgttgaatgttgaatattgagttgtaaaatgtggaaaattagtgtgtgatgatgtagatgatgatgttttaatttttggactaattttCAAATGAAatctataaatagatctctccatttgtgtataaaattacaattgagttgagagaaaaatattataaagtgtagagtttgatatattttgagttttggagtttttactttttaccataaatttttactttttcataacaacaacaacaaaataattgAGCTCCAATTTTATGCTATAAATTAAAagctataaattaaaaaatagaaaaaaattctTCCAAGCGCATTGGATTCTTTCAAGAACACAGCCGGGGCGACCCGTTTGCCAATCGGGCCAAAACCTAATCCAATCAAGCTCCTTTCAAGATTTCTCCTTTTCGCCCATGGCGTCGTCTTCTTCCCTAACGTCTACTATGTCTTCGGTTTTGAATCAACACCACCGTATAAATATCCAGAAACGATGCTCAATTATCACTCTCAGGTTCCTCTCTTCCAGCCCACGAAGTTGTTCGCCGCTTGTCGCGGCGGACCGGTTCTTCCACGGCCGTCGGGACCCCTGTGCATTATCTATTAGATTCTCCAGAAGTTTCTTGAAGTCTCAGCCGCATTCTACGGTATCCGAAGGGCGCAAGAATTCTGAAATTTCAAGTCTACATCATTTTATGCCAAAAGCTACTGCAGCTGTTGTCGACGTTGGCGCTTCTGATACTCAGCTTGAGTAAGTAAGCGCAAGTCTATTTTTATGTGATTTGGATTGATTTAGCTTAATTTATACGGTGGAATCAATGAATTCGAGCTTTGAAATTAGTTGTGATAGGGTGGAATGAGGAATGCTGAAAATGCAAAGAAACAAACAAATTTGTGTTTTGGCAGACAATGAGTGAACAAGGTTGCAGCGAGAATTTCCATCTAAAATGCAATTGAATTACTGATTTTTTGTGTAAGAATTTTGATTCAACTGTACATAATGAAAGCTACTGAATACTGAATTACATATCTTGATGAAGGTTAATTTTTTTGCCGTATTGGATTAACTGATGATGGAAAAAGAATTTGGAAAACAAAAAAAGAAGGATGTGGATCAGCTaaataatgatttgaaagaTTATTGTGGTTGCTGAGATTTACAGCTTATCAATAGAGTCTGTGTGCCAGTTCTAGTGCTTGTCCGGTTGTCCCTATTACTTTTAAAAGTTTCTAAGTGGCCATATTTCTAcaagtatttattttctgagTCTAATGGCACTTGCAACTTTTTGTTTATCTATGTTTCTCTAGCTCTGAAACCGTCCCTGATGTTCTTCGAAGAGATCGCATATACCATGAAACTTATGGATGCCAAATGAATGTTAATGATATGGAAATTGTCTTATCTATCATGAAGAATGCTGGATACGGTGAAATTGTGGATGTCCCAGAGAGTGCAGagataatatttataaatacttGTGCAATCAGGGATAATGCAGAGCAAAAAGTGTGGCAGAGACTTAATTACTTTTGGTTTCTTAAAAGACAATGGAAGAGTAATGTTGCCACTGGGAGGTCGGAGTCCGTGCGTCCTCCAAAAGTGGTTGTGTTGGGATGTATGGCTGAGAGGTTGAAGGATAAAATATTGGACGCAGATAAGATGGTTGATGTTGTCTGCGGGCCTGATGCTTATCGGGACCTGCCACGTCTGTTAGAGGAGGTTGACTCAGGCCAGAAAGGAATGAACACGCTTCTTTCCTTAGAAGAAACTTATGCTGATATCAATCCAGTGCGTATATCAAAGAACGCAATAAGCGCATTTGTCTCTATAATGAGGGGTTGCAATAATATGTGCTCATTTTGTATTGTTCCTTTCACCAGAGGCAGAGAGCGATCACGCCCCGTAGAGTCCATTGTTAGAGAGGTGGCTGAGCTTTGGAAGGAAGGTGTGAAAGAAGTAACACTTCTTGGGCAAAATGTGAATAGTTATAATTACACATCTGCTGTTGAAGAGGTTGAATCTGGGACCAACTGGAAGCATAGCGATGGATTTGTCAGCACATGCAAAGTCAAGAATATGGGTTTGCGCTTTGCTGATCTGCTGGATAGACTTGCAGTAGAATTTCCAGAAATGCGATTCAGATTCACTTCCCCCCACCCCAAAGATTTCCCTGATGAGCTGTTGTATGTTATGCGGGACAGATATAACATCTGCAAAAGCATCCATTTACCTGCACAATCTGGGAGCAGTACTGTACTAGAGAGGATGCGGAGAGGATATACCCGGGAAGCATACATTGATCTGGTAACAAAGATAAGAACCATAATTCCTGATATGGGGATAAGCAGTGATTTCATATGTGGTAAGTTTCATTATGATTTAGTGACTGCATTCATTTTGCTCTATCCCTTCATTGCTTTGTGGAGTATTTACCGAACACTAAATAAGCTATTGCCCTCAATGGAATTATCTGATTGTTGTGCACAATTTGGAAATTTACCCTGAAACTTTATCTTCGGTTATTTATGGTCGATGCCATTATTGATTTTTGTCAGAATCAGCTTCAATATCCCCGCTTCAAGTTTTTGCTCTATTTGAGAATATGTACTTGTCTGAGTTACCATTCTTTGTTCTCTATTGTTTAGCACACTAAGTATAGATGTTTCTGAACATGTCTATTTACTTTGCACATCATTTATATATTCGTTTCTAGCCTATTTACTGTCTCTCAATCTACTTGCTCTACCTGCTTAGTTAAAACATGTTCTTATCATTGCTTTTGGCCTTTCCTGCTCGAATATCCTATTGCTTCGACCTCTGCATCTCTCGTATTCTGTAAGTAGGTGTCATTTCATCTATCCTATTTATTTTGCCTTGCATTTGAGTTTATTTCATGCTGACATGTTGATATGCCCTTGAATCGTATAACATGTCTTTGAGTTACCGTTAGTCTCCCTAAATTTTTGAAGGTTGCTCTTACTTTGGATGTGCAATCTGTTCTTATAATTGCCGTTAGCCTTTCCTGCTTGAATTTTCTATTGCTGCTACTTCTGTATCACTCAAATTCTGTAATTGGAATGTGCCATTTCGTCTatcctatttttttttttatgtttgagtTTATTTCACACTGACTTGTCATTTAAATTACCACCGGTCACCCTTAAAATTCGAAGGTGACTTCCGAATTTGGATGCGTACAAATGAATCACTGCTCTTGCTTATTCTACACATTTTgctctgtgtgtgtgtgtgtgtgttttatattttatttcgcATTGGTTTTACTGACACCGTCACTCATTATACAATCACATAAAGTTTAATTCTTTTGTTTGCCGTTGGCCTATAATATGATGTTCTGTTAAATTTCCTAAATAAATTCAAGCTATAAAATACTGAATTTTTTGTTAATCATATGCTTGTTGCACACCTAGGATAATTTCACTCAAATAAGGTTGCGTTAGCAGGATGTGATTTGCTGTCCCCTGCCCCCACCTCCTTTCTTCAAATTTAATCCGAAGAACCCGTTTTGAGAAATTTAGATCACCCTCGAAATACATGAAGCTGTATTAGTTTAGTTATTACTTTGTTGAAATGTGAAACAAAGGGTAAGCCAAAAGTCATCCTGTTTCGGCAGATGCCATATCTTCTAAAGCATTTGCTCGCTTTGCTTCTGATGATATTACAGGTTTCTGTGGTGAAACTGAGGAGGATCACCAAGATACTCTAAGCCTAGTTCGAACTGTTGTCTATGACATGGCATACATGTTTGCTTACAGCATGAGGGAAAAGACTCATGCCCACAGGAACTATGTTGACGATGTTCCTGATTCTGTTAAGCAGAGGAGGCTAACCGAACTTATTGATGCTTTCAGACAGAGCACAGGTCAACACTACGACTCGAAGATAGGATCCATCCAACTTGTATTAGTTGAAGGGACCAACAAGAGAGCGCCTGATACGGAGCTCATCGGCAAAAGCGACCGAGGCCACAGAGTATCATTTTCTAATATCCCTATTCCGGATAGGATCAAGAATGATGGGAAGCGAAATCCTGAAGTTGGTGACTTCGTGAAAGTTCGCGTACTGAAATCTACAAGAGCATCTCTTCACGGAGAGGCACTTGCGATCACTAAATTAAGCTCGTTTTATGTCAGCACACATGAAGAATCTGTTGCCTGTGCTGACTGCTGACAGAACCTGAACCGTGGTAATAATTTTGGTCTATTTCTTCCATCTAGTGATTCTGTGGGTAACCCTTTTTTGTTCGATGTTATGTGGTCATTCATTCTTTGCTACAATCATTCTGTATATATTAAGGGCGGTCTGAATTTTGGAGTTCTTGGGGGAAAGGTTTTGGGAAAATATTTTGGTGCAACGATTTGGGGAATATTTAGTTTATGTCATGTGAAATGACATTGTTAGGACCATCTTTAATCCATTGAATGCATTATGCACCAAAAGAACATTGTTTCTTCACCAAATACAACTCCTTTTTCATCCATCGATTCTAAAGTTTAAAGTTaaatgaatatattttttttaaatattacctACTATTTCATTTACGACAAATAATTTTTTCTCGAAAATCAGTTCACTAATTTTTAACGTACCAATATATCAAATTTGTATTTAATtagtttttataaattaattaatttttattatattaattatctatttatatattaaatttacaTAAAAGTAAATTATGTACACATTTCAACTAAACTAAATTATGTATCAATGTCatgtattaaattaaaattggtTTTTGAAGAAATTCATTAAATTACCTTTTAAtatgattaattttattttaaaaaaaaggaaaaaagaattaaaaaaatccAAGTCTCTTTAACTTATTGGACTATTTTTTCATCAATTATAATACTTTTCTTACATTATAATTATTTACTAATGATAGTATGCTACTATATGAGTTGCATAATGTAATTTTtagatattattataatatgttAGTTATTTATAAGATCAAACgtattatattttatcaaaaattttaattgataataacagcgcaactcaaatcttttaaaccgttTAACAACTCAAATATCACGTTTTGATCTCTCTTCAAGTTGTAGCAATTATTGCATCTCAGCaatcccgaatttttttttattcaagttTATGCAGTAAAGAAGCCACATATTTTTTGGATACCCAACCTAGTGACATACAACCCAATCTAGTGAAAAATCTTTGACTTGTTGATTTGTTTAAAGATATGTTACAATCCAATCTAGTGACATACAAAGTATACTCAAAAATTGATGGgcgtttaatttgatttatgtgACATTTTTGTGTCTATGTGACGTACCAGCATTTGATAAACATATGCATGAGAAAATCCCTTCTCCTATATGTCCCTTGTTAAACGACAATTTCAAATCCATTTGTGTTGAgatgaatttatatttggtATGTTTCAAACGTATCTCTTCATTAATTTATGAAATCCAATTAGACAATAAATCGACAAACTGACACATGAAATATGTAAATGACTCCATTGCTATTTGCTACATAACtcagttaaaaaaaaaacaaatttacaCTTAacttaaattacttttaaatctaattatttttattaaattcaatcagaaacacatttttatttcaagattattttattgattaattttaaatatctttatttaaaaattttattatgataaatATGTATCATATTAGTATATTATACTAGAATTATTAATTCATTTGaatacatcaattaaatattcaaatataatatatttttaaagtatctctaaatatataataaaataatatatttttctctTTCTACGTTATAATGTTATGATTATatgttaataaaatttaaactcaataaaaaaatcatacatacaactaaaaaatattttaatatattgataaaaatataattaaataaatatatgtcaTCGGATTCCAAAGAAATTATTTTCGGACAGTCGAAAGACTCGAAACAAGTATAatcatcattttaatttttcagaATATTGTATTAATCTGTTGAGAAttcgggaaaaaaaaaattcaacatgAGGATTATAAATCATAAAAACACAAATGTctttgaaaaaacaaaacagCCGTGCATGGAGACTGGATCATCGATATTCGATACGGCTTCATGTGAAAAATGTCACTCATTTTCATTATTTGTGTTGTTCCGATGAGTCGATGACCGAAAGTTTTTGCACTTGATTTAAGTCATTATATTCTAaccaatatatcaaaatatattttacccgtgcttataatttaataaatatattatagtattaaatatataatagtaatactataatatatttatagaaaaaaaatctcatttcatatatttacaaatatatatattatatttgagaatataattattaatttatatatatttatattgattattgaataataattttaatctaATGCAAAGAATATGAATCTTATTTATGATAATATAATCTTTTAACTAATatactcttttaaaaaaaataatcaataaaataatcttgaaaataaaaatatgcacataattaaatttaatagaaGCGAT comes from Henckelia pumila isolate YLH828 chromosome 4, ASM3356847v2, whole genome shotgun sequence and encodes:
- the LOC140864491 gene encoding CDK5RAP1-like protein, which gives rise to MASSSSLTSTMSSVLNQHHRINIQKRCSIITLRFLSSSPRSCSPLVAADRFFHGRRDPCALSIRFSRSFLKSQPHSTVSEGRKNSEISSLHHFMPKATAAVVDVGASDTQLDSETVPDVLRRDRIYHETYGCQMNVNDMEIVLSIMKNAGYGEIVDVPESAEIIFINTCAIRDNAEQKVWQRLNYFWFLKRQWKSNVATGRSESVRPPKVVVLGCMAERLKDKILDADKMVDVVCGPDAYRDLPRLLEEVDSGQKGMNTLLSLEETYADINPVRISKNAISAFVSIMRGCNNMCSFCIVPFTRGRERSRPVESIVREVAELWKEGVKEVTLLGQNVNSYNYTSAVEEVESGTNWKHSDGFVSTCKVKNMGLRFADLLDRLAVEFPEMRFRFTSPHPKDFPDELLYVMRDRYNICKSIHLPAQSGSSTVLERMRRGYTREAYIDLVTKIRTIIPDMGISSDFICGFCGETEEDHQDTLSLVRTVVYDMAYMFAYSMREKTHAHRNYVDDVPDSVKQRRLTELIDAFRQSTGQHYDSKIGSIQLVLVEGTNKRAPDTELIGKSDRGHRVSFSNIPIPDRIKNDGKRNPEVGDFVKVRVLKSTRASLHGEALAITKLSSFYVSTHEESVACADC